The proteins below come from a single Crossiella sp. CA-258035 genomic window:
- a CDS encoding substrate-binding domain-containing protein, with protein sequence MRPQVSIRDVATRAKVSVGTVSNVLNRPEIVAPGTRERVQHAIVELGFVRNDAARQLRSGTPKAIGLVVLDVGNPFFTDVARGAEEAASEAGHAVVLCNSDESPQREARHVELLTEQRVHGVLITPVATDLASVRRLRECGLSVVLVDHPTTDLGLCSVAVDDRAGGRLAVTHLLAEGYERLVMVNGPAHVHQARERYRGALDAVRAARRPKSVLEELTMPALNVASGQRAGEQILARATRPDAVFCANDLLALGMLQTFVRTGVRVPADIAIVGYDDIDFAASAAVPLTSVRQPRQLIGRTAAELVIAETMTPDEHEHQHVLFAPELVVRESSLRARGR encoded by the coding sequence GTGCGGCCACAGGTGAGCATTCGCGACGTGGCGACACGCGCGAAGGTGTCCGTCGGCACCGTGTCCAACGTGCTGAACCGGCCGGAGATCGTCGCGCCGGGCACCAGGGAACGGGTTCAGCACGCCATCGTCGAACTGGGTTTTGTCCGCAACGACGCCGCGCGGCAGCTGCGCTCCGGCACCCCGAAGGCCATCGGCCTGGTGGTGCTCGACGTCGGCAACCCGTTCTTCACCGATGTGGCCAGGGGCGCGGAGGAGGCGGCCAGCGAGGCGGGCCACGCGGTGGTCCTGTGCAACAGCGACGAGTCGCCGCAGCGCGAGGCCAGGCACGTCGAGCTGCTCACCGAGCAGCGCGTGCACGGCGTGCTGATCACGCCGGTGGCCACCGACCTGGCCTCGGTGCGCAGGCTGCGCGAGTGCGGGCTCTCCGTCGTGCTGGTGGACCACCCGACCACGGACCTCGGCCTGTGCTCGGTCGCGGTGGACGACCGCGCGGGCGGACGGCTCGCGGTCACCCACCTGCTCGCCGAGGGGTATGAGCGGCTGGTGATGGTCAACGGCCCCGCGCACGTGCACCAGGCGCGGGAGCGGTACCGGGGCGCGCTGGACGCCGTGCGCGCGGCACGCAGGCCGAAGAGCGTGCTGGAGGAGCTGACCATGCCCGCGCTCAACGTCGCCTCCGGGCAGCGCGCGGGCGAGCAGATCCTGGCTCGGGCCACCCGGCCGGACGCGGTGTTCTGCGCCAACGACCTGCTCGCCCTCGGCATGCTGCAAACCTTCGTGCGCACGGGTGTCCGGGTGCCGGCGGACATCGCGATCGTCGGCTACGACGACATCGACTTCGCCGCCTCGGCCGCGGTTCCACTGACCTCCGTGCGCCAGCCGAGGCAGCTCATCGGCCGCACCGCGGCGGAACTGGTGATCGCGGAAACCATGACGCCTGACGAACACGAGCACCAGCACGTGCTGTTCGCGCCGGAGCTCGTCGTGCGGGAGTCCAGCCTGCGCGCGCGGGGGCGGTGA